A single window of Melospiza georgiana isolate bMelGeo1 chromosome 6, bMelGeo1.pri, whole genome shotgun sequence DNA harbors:
- the LOC131084523 gene encoding mas-related G-protein coupled receptor member H-like, with product MEVTTMSPSPASPTEGDDLCETDVTRVAIHSVTLLICLCGLAGNGAVLWLLGSRCFSRNSTIFYILMLTLLDFLFLLILLPSPLLFLLGNVSCSVTMPLQYVWFLFRVPLVSHTFCLYTLTSISILRCRSIHCPLWLCCHRPQHLSWVVLALLITFITLFATMISLCFVQLSEHCWVSLISVHAFNLLLCAPVVLISSTILFIKVKPGSHQQQPKILNIVICLIVLFTLPLSLWNLLQYLGYTIVSSQVVFLLACIHSTIKPFIYFLVGRCWRPCSVGSLRLSLQRVFEETDTAHSHDPAMDTVL from the coding sequence ATGGAGGTGACCACCATGTCCCCATCTCCTGCCTCACCCACTGAAGGAGATGATCTGTGTGAGACAGATGTCACCAGGGTGGCCATACACAGTGTGACCCTGCTCATCTGCCtctgtgggctggctgggaacggggctgtgctctggctccTTGGCTCCCGCTGTTTCTCCAGGAACAGCACCATCTTTTACATCCTCATGCTTACTCTTCTGgacttcctcttcctcctcattcTGTTGCCCTCCCCTCTTCTCTTCCTGCTGGGGAATGTGTCCTGCTCTGTCACCATGCCCTTGCAGTATGTGTGGTTTCTTTTCAGGGTGCCACTGGTGTCACACACCTTTTGTCTGTACACACTGACATCCATCAGCATCCTGAGGTGCCGCTCCATCCACTGCCCGctttggctctgctgccaccGTCCCCAACACCTGTCATGGGTGGTGCTTGCCCTGCTCATCACTTTCATCACTCTCTTTGCCACCAtgatttctctgtgttttgtcCAGCTATCTGAGCACTGCTGGGTGTCTCTCATCTCTGTGCACGCCTTCAACCTTCTCCTCTGTGCTCCCGTCGTGCTCATTTCCAGCACAATCCTCTTCATTAAGGTCAAGCCTGGCTCCCATCAGCAGCAACCCAAGATACTCAACATTGTTATCTGCCTCATTGTGCTCTTCACTCTGCCCCTCAGCCTCTGGAATTTACTGCAGTACCTCGGCTACACCATTGTGTCCTCCCAGGTTGTTTTCCTGCttgcctgcatccacagcaccATCAAACCCTTCATCTACTTCCTGgtggggaggtgctggaggccctgctctgtggggtcCCTCCGGCTCTCCCTCCAGAGGGTCTTTGAGGAGACAGACACTGCCCACAGCCATGATCCTGCCATGGACACAGTGCTCTGA
- the LOC131084520 gene encoding LOW QUALITY PROTEIN: mas-related G-protein coupled receptor member H-like (The sequence of the model RefSeq protein was modified relative to this genomic sequence to represent the inferred CDS: inserted 1 base in 1 codon), whose product MEVTTVSPSPASPTEGDDLCETDVTSAAIHSVTLLICLCGLAGNGAVIGLLSLKSRNAGIFDLAVIDFLFLLFAVPSALFILVEDLSCSPILPMMYMNFVFHLSLVSYYWXLFRLTRSSPVRYMHNFCKFCCRCDLPLHLVWVVDTVQYWAIFAVFTVLPTATFLCPTQQQELCRASLIPVYTITLLLFAVPVVISHTVDFIKAKRGSQQQQPKRRDIVIVIIVLFTLLLSLCNFLQQLSYTVVPSQVVFLLTCVYSSIKPLIYLLAGRCRRPCSVESLQLSLQRVFEEPKDKKAHRKDSAMDTGV is encoded by the exons ATGGAGGTGACCACCGTGTCCCCATCTCCTGCCTCACCCACTGAAGGAGATGATCTGTGTGAGACAGATGTCACCAGTGCGGCCATACACAGTGTGACACTGCTCATCTGCCtctgtgggctggctgggaacGGGGCTGTCATCGGCCTCCTCAGCCTGAAAAGCAGGAACGCTGGCATATTTGACCTGGCTGTCATTgacttcctcttcctcctctttgcaGTGCCCTCTGCCCTCTTCATCCTGGTGGAAGATTTGTCTTGCTCTCCCATCCTGCCCATGATGTACATGAACTTCGTTTTCCATCTGTCATTGGTCTCCTACTACT CGCTGTTCCGGCTGACACGCAGCAGCCCAGTGCGTTATATGCACAACTTCTGCAAGTTCTGCTGCCGCTGCGACCTTCCTCTGCATCTGGTGTGGGTGGTGGACACTGTCCAATACTGGGCCATCTTTGCTGTCTTCACTGTCCTTCCCACGGCAACATTCCTGTGCccaacacagcagcaggagctctgcagggcatcTCTTATCCCTGTGTACACCATCACCCTGCTCCTCTTTGCTGTACCTGTGGTCATTTCTCACACAGTTGATTTCATTAAGGCCAAGAGGggttcccagcagcagcaacccaAGAGGCGTGACATCGTTATCGTCATCATTGTGCTCTTCACTTTGCTCCTTAGTCTCTGcaatttcctgcagcagctcagttaCACGGTTGTGCCCTCCCAGGTTGTTTTCCTGCTCACCTGTGTCTACAGCAGCATCAAACCCTTAATCTACCTCTTGGCAGGGAGGTGCAGGAGGCCCTGCTCTGTGGAGTCCCTCCAGCTCTCCCTCCAGAGGGTCTTTGAGGAgccaaaagacaaaaaagccCACAGAAAGGATAGTGCCATGGACACGGGGGTCTGA
- the LOC131084909 gene encoding LOW QUALITY PROTEIN: mas-related G-protein coupled receptor member H-like (The sequence of the model RefSeq protein was modified relative to this genomic sequence to represent the inferred CDS: inserted 1 base in 1 codon), producing TEGQDLCDTDVTSIATHSVTLLICLYEQAGNAAVLWLLRFRIQRDTMKPITAYILDLAIISFLFLIFMVPSTLLFLQEHFSCSSIMAPASIRFLFLLFRMFHSVGLYRLTXISIERGRSMLCPPGLFCHLPQGLSWVVVSAVLWALSITAIAAISAVNSLCQSQEHKLCCCGALISLYILSFLVFAPSMVISSTILFIHFKGSSQQQQSKRPDIIVFLAVLLTLPLSLWNFLQQLGYTTVSPGVVLLFACMHSSINPLIYISVTKCWRCCSMGSLRDCLQKVFEEPEGSTAPSNDATMDRGV from the exons ACTGAAGGGCAAGATCTGTGTGACACAGATGTCACCAGCATTGCCACACACAGTGTGACACTGCTCATCTGCCTCTATGAGCAGGCTGGGAATGCGGCTGTGCTCTGGCTCCTCAGGTTTCGCATCCAGAGGGACACCATGAAACCCATCACTGCCTACATCCTTGATTTGGCCATCATCagcttcctcttcctcatcttcaTGGTCCCCTCCActctgctcttcctgcaggagcatttctcctgctcctccatcaTGGCCCCAGCATCCATAcgcttccttttcctcctcttccggATGTTCCACAGCGTAGGGCTGTACCGGCTGA GCATCAGCATCGAGAGGGGCAGGTCCATGCTCTGCCCACCTGGGCTCTTCTGCCACCTTCCCCAGGGCCTCTCATGGGTGGTGGTCAGTGCCGTGCTCTGGGCCCTTTCCATCACTGCCATCGCTGCCATTTCTGCGGTGAATTCCCTGTGCCAGTCACAGGAacacaagctctgctgctgcgGGGCTCTCATCTCCCTGTACATCCTCAGCTTCCTCGTCTTTGCTCCATCCATGGTCATTTCCAGCACAATCCTCTTCATTCACTTCAAGGgtagctcccagcagcagcaatccaAGAGGCCTGACATCATTGtcttcctggctgtgctcctcaCTCTCCCCCTCAGTCTCTGgaatttcctgcagcagctcggCTACACCACTGTGTCCCCCGGGGTTGTTCTCCTGTTTGCCTGCATGCACAGCAGCATCAACCccctcatctacatctcagtaacaaagtgctggaggtgctgctccaTGGGGTCCCTCAGGGACTGCCTCCAGAAGGTGTTTGAGGAGCCAGAAGGGAGCACTGCCCCCAGTAATGATGCCACCATGGACAGGGGGGTCTGA